The segment TCGGTTCACTTCCCGAAATTGATTGGGACCATCCGCATTGTATTCCATCCATTTTCCACCACCCACAGACATAACAACACCTGGAGTGTTATTGTGTTTGTAGAAAACCGCTTTCACGTTATTACCTTTGACGGCATCGTCGTTCTGCTTATTCTGGCTTACTTTAGTCAGCTTCCAGAACTGCCCTGTAAAGTTACCAGAATCGGCCAACGTGGGTGTGTTATTTTTCCCATCATTGATAATGTCCAGCGATTTTCCATCGCCTTGCCACATGGTCGTCAATCGATAGTGATTGTTCTGGATAGGAGTTAATTTCCAGAACTGGCCTGAAACATCGGCTTTATCAGCGAGAATAGGCTGATTGTTCTGAGCACTATCGTTTACGATGTCCAAGGCTTTATTTTCACCTTGCCACGAAGTTGTCAGACGATAATACCCATCGCGAATAGGCGTGATCTTCCAAAGCTGACCGCTGACATTCGCTTTATCAGCGAGAACAGGTCGATTATTTTTTTGGCCATCGTTGATAATGTCTAAAGCTTTGTTGTCACCTTGCCATTGAGTCGTCAGTTTGTAATAGCTATTGGGATCGATGGGGTCTGCAGCAAACCCGGGTGAAGTCTGAAGTACGAAGGTCGCCAGCAGGGCAACGGATAAAACAGAGAGAGTAAATCGAATCTTCATTAGAGAACTCCTTTAGATAGGACAGAGAAGAAGATTGGCAGGATTGCCAGAGAGGAGAAGTGCAATCAGGCATTTACCTGACTATCTGTGATCTGATCCTACCGCTACAGGTTGAAGAGGAAAACCTGAGGACACATGCTAATTTAATTATTAATCAAACTGTACAGTTAGCATTATAACGTTTATTAATTGTTAGTCTCATCAAAATATTGACTGAAACATAGATTAAAACTGAGTGCGGTCTACAGCATGAGAAACCTGGATAGGTGCCTCCAGAAATCTGCGAAGCGATTCAATAGGAAAGTGGGATAATAACTTTCAGTTGGGGTAGCTACCTATGGGTGCATAGTTTGATCTACGCACAATACCCTGATTTAGAGTGGCTTCTGAAAAAACGAAGCTGGGTGGGAATCAGCAGAGGGCGGATTTGCGTTGCTCAACTTCTGCAGGTGTTCACGAATTTCAGCGGCGAGAAAGAAGGAGCCAGTCGTGCAGATCAAATCAGAAGAGGTTGCCGAGGCAGAAGCCATTTCCCAAGCTTCAATGGGCGTCTCGGCTAAACCGATGTCGGTGAAGCCAATCGTTTCCGCTATAGGAACTAACTCATCCAGCGGAATGGCGCGGGGATTGGTCTGAAAGGCGGTCAAGATGATGCGATCAAACCCGCGTCGCAATTCGTGGAGCATCTCAGCCGTCTTCTTGTCACGCGATGATGCAAAGATGACGGTCCTGTTCGTCGCGGGCACGAGTTCCAATGTTTTAATCAGGGCCGCGATGGAGGCAATGTTGTGCGCCGCATCGAGAATGACGATTGGTTCCGAACGGACGAGTTCAATTCGCAGCGGACAGCGAACAGTATTAATACCCGTTTGAATATGTTCAGACTCAATCGCGAATCCCTGTTCGCGTAACAGTTCACATGTTTGATAAGCTAACGCCGCATTTTCCGCTTGATGAAGCCCCGGCAATCCGGGTTGCAAATTTACGATCGCGTTGTCGCTGGTCCTAAGTTCCATCGTTCCCGTAAAACCGGTTTCCGGATTGAACTGCACTGCAGAGGATTCGATATGGAAGTTCGTCTCAAGTTCAGTGAGGGGAACGGCGAGTTGCTTGGCGATAGAGCGAATCACTTCTCGCGCGGCAGGATCGCGGACACCACTGACCAGCGGGACTCCCGGTTTAAGAATGCCGGCTTTCTCGGCAGCGATCTCTTCAACCGTCTCTCCGAGAAGATTGGTATGGTCGAGACTGATGCAGGTGATGACTGTCACCAGAGGAGAACAGAGCCGAGTCGTATCGAGTCTTCCCCCCAGACCTGTTTCCAACACGGCATAGTCGACATTCGATTGAAGGAAGTGCATCCACGCGAGTGCGGTGGCGATTTCGAAATAGGTAGGCGCCATCTGGCCGGGAAGTTGGTCCATCTCTTCCAGATGCGGTAGGAGCTGTTGGACCAGAGTGACCAGTTCTAATTCTGTGGGAAGAACCCCGTCGACCACCATCCGTTCTTCGAACCGATGCAGATGGGGTGAAGTAAACAGCCCAGTGCGATAACCGGCTGCTTGCAAGACGTTGGCGATCATCGTCGCCGTGGAGCCTTTGCCTTTGGTTCCCGCCAGGTGAATTGCCGGAATGCGTGTCTGAGGGTTGCCGAGCCGTTCTAACAGAGCCGTCATGCGGTTCAGCTTGAGGTCGCTGGTGCTGTAACTGCCTACCGAGGCGCGCTCGTAGTTGATCCGTTCAAATAGAAACTGGATCGCCTCTTCGTAGTTGTGAACCTGATAACGCATAGGGAGATCGACGAGACCGGAAAGGGGATGGAGTGCAGCCGGAGTAAGTTTTAAGACGCCGGTGTAGTTTACCGACCGGAATTATTCTCTTTGAAGCGTCAGCAGCAAAATTCGCCAGCAGTTGTCCTAAGTTGATCGTTGACCGTAGTGGGAAAACGCTCGATAGGAGTTAATATGGTGGATCGAGGTTCAGTCGAGGGCTTTGATACGGATATGGCGGAACTCCACTTTCAGAGGGCCTCCACTATGGACCTGTAAGGCGATCAGTCCCATTCGGGCGATTTCCGGATCGGGCTCGGTGAAGTCGACGGTAGTGACGCCGTTCATCGTCAATGTGATCTGGTTCCCTTTGGCTCGGATCGTATAGTCGATCCAGTCCGATTTATCGAGGGCTTCGACGACTTTGTCCGGTGTCTGGGCGAGGACCTTGTTACGGCGAGATTCGTCGTACAGACAGCCCCAGTACTTTTCGCCAATGTCCGCCTGGTAACCGATCATTTCGTGGTTGTCGGGAATTCGTTCGGAGCGAAACTGAACGCCGCTGTTCCCTTTGCCTTCGCGTAAACGAAATTGCAAACGGAGTTCAAAATCGCCGTACCGTTGGGTCGTCGCCAGGAAATTGTTTTTTCGGATGCCGGGGGAGTCGCCCACGATGACGCCCTCTTTGACTTTCCAGAGGGAGGTATCTCCTTCCCAGCCGGTCATATCAGTTCCATTGAAGAGGAGCTCGAACCCCGGTTCCAGCTCAAAGAGAGCGGGTTCAGCGGCCGTCAAACTCGATCGTGACGGAACGGTGGAGAAGAGAAAACAGAGGGTTAGAAATAAAGGGAAAGCGTATCTGAACATGAGGCTGGTCCTGTCGCAAGAATAGGGTGAAATTCCAGTGTACCAACCCCATCAACCGCAGACTATTCCCGTCATTAAATTCGCTACAACCGGTAAGGGCTGTTTCAGTTGCCAGGCTTCCCTGCTTTTCTTAATAAGAACCTTGAAGCGGCTTCAGCTTGAGGTGACGCTGGTCGAAGAGAGATACACACGGTGAAAAAGCTCCGCGCCTTAATGATTTGGTTGCCAAGTGAATTTGGCCTCCAGAGAGAGCGTGGGCTAAAACCTATCCTGAAACGTGGCTGTGGCGGTTTCTAACCCTGTGAAATCAGGGCAATAGCGACCCATCACTGGGTTTCAGGACAATATTTAATCGTCCCCTCATCCCCAACCTGGCCCATTCAATCGGAAGCTGCTTGCAGGCTTCGCTGTTACGGCCATTTGACAGAAAAGTCTCTTGATCATGACGACCAAACATTATTTGGATGGACAGCATTCTCTCCATGAACTGGCTCACAACGCCATCGTTTCTAATCCCTATTTCTTCGGCCAGAAAATCAAAGTCGATGTGCGCGGGGAAGATGTTATTCTGCGTGGAATGGTAAACACCTACTACCAGAAACAACTTGCGCAAGAGACTGTTCTGGACATCGAAGGAGTTCACTCGGTTCAGAACGAAATCGATGTCGATTCAGTTTGGAACCGGGGCCAGGGACATCAGGACAAAACGTCCAGCCGATTCTACTCTGCGAATACGGTTCCCAGCTGGTCCTTCTAAATAGGGAAGCTGAATCAAGATTCAATCCGAGTCCACTCCATGAAGGAGTGGACTCTACAGGATTGAACGCTGCTCCGGGCGTTGAGCATGAACCAGATGTGCTCTGCCGACCAGCAATGGATCGATGTGGCCAATCGTGTCGGAATTTTTGCCGTCATAGTCGAACTGATGCAGCACATGCCGCATCGCGTTCAATCGGGCTCGCTTTTTACAGTCCGATTTGACAACGGTCCAGGGAGCTTCGGCCGTGTCGGTGTAGAAGAACATCGCTTCTTTCGCTTCCGTGTATTCGTCCCATTTATCGAGTGACTCGATATCGATGGGTGAAAGCTTCCACTGCTTGAGCGGATGAATCTCTCGATTCTTGAACCGCCGCCGCTGTTCTTTCCGGCTGACGGAGAACCAGAGCTTAATTAAGTGAATACCGCTGCGTGTCAGGTTGTGTTCGAACTCAGGCGCTTGCCGCATGAACTCCTGATATTCTTCATCAGTGCAGAAGCCCATCACCCGCTCCACCCCCGCCCTGTTATACCAGGACCGATCCATCAGCACGATCTCACCATTGGTCGGCAGATGCTGGACGTAGCGTTGGAGATACCATTGCCCTTTTTCTGTGTCGGTGGGTTTATTCAGTGCGACCACGCGAGCACCACGAGGGTTGAGGTGTTCCATGAACCGCTTGATCGTCCCCCCTTTTCCGGCGGCGTCGCGACCTTCAAAGAGCAGAACGAGTTTTTGATCGGTCTTCTTGACCCAGGATTGTAGCTTGAGCAGTTCCACCTGTAGCTTGTACTTTTGCTTCTCGTAATTCTTACGAGACATCAGGTGTTTATACGGGTAACCCCCTTCCCGCCATTGGGGCGAGAGAGTTTCATCCGGCATAGGTGGTCCGCCCGAGCCGTCGGTTTGATGAATCAATGCCGCTCGCAGAAACTCAACATCGTCGGGAGAACTTCCTTCCAGAATCGCCTGAAGCACTTTGGCGAGAGTTTCCGGGTCGTGCGGAGGAACGCCACTGATTACGTCTTGCACGGCAGCAATTTTGGCTTCTTGTGCGGCATCGACTTTTTTATTGATTTCGGCTTGCGCAATTCCCCGTTCTGTGCGACCGGGAGTGACATCTCCCAAGTTGACTGGGCGAGGTTTCCCGTTTGAAGACGCAGGCTTTGAATCCGATTTTTTCTCTTCCACCACGGTCTGGTCGAAATCGTTGTCCTGGTTCTTTTTTGATTTTCGTTTACGGGACTTCGCCATGATTTGAGTCTTTGCTTCTTGTGCACGGGCCAGTTTTCTCTCAAGAGAATATTCATCGTAAACAGAAAGGGAAGCACTGTCAGTCCCTCCCTGAAGGAATGAGGACATCGATCCGAGCATTTTTTGTTTTCATAAAATGTGCGGAAGTATCCGCAGAAAGAGATTGACGAACAAACATAAAGTGCGGTACAGTCCGCATGTCAATGTTTTTTAACAGGGAGAACCGGCCATGCCTGAATTCACCAAAGGAGAGCTGGAGGTCATGCAGATCCTCTGGAAACATGGTGAGATGAAGCCTGCGGAAATCGAAGAGCACTTTCCGTGGGAGATCACAAACTCTTCGCTCCGTTCGTACCTTTCGATTTTGTTGGACAAGGGGCATCTTACCCGGCATCGACGGGGTA is part of the Polystyrenella longa genome and harbors:
- a CDS encoding RICIN domain-containing protein, with the protein product MKIRFTLSVLSVALLATFVLQTSPGFAADPIDPNSYYKLTTQWQGDNKALDIINDGQKNNRPVLADKANVSGQLWKITPIRDGYYRLTTSWQGENKALDIVNDSAQNNQPILADKADVSGQFWKLTPIQNNHYRLTTMWQGDGKSLDIINDGKNNTPTLADSGNFTGQFWKLTKVSQNKQNDDAVKGNNVKAVFYKHNNTPGVVMSVGGGKWMEYNADGPNQFREVNRDEWSVYLSDPARQMQIQLDLHRKRVVWIGNSDLYEITNAYK
- a CDS encoding bifunctional folylpolyglutamate synthase/dihydrofolate synthase → MRYQVHNYEEAIQFLFERINYERASVGSYSTSDLKLNRMTALLERLGNPQTRIPAIHLAGTKGKGSTATMIANVLQAAGYRTGLFTSPHLHRFEERMVVDGVLPTELELVTLVQQLLPHLEEMDQLPGQMAPTYFEIATALAWMHFLQSNVDYAVLETGLGGRLDTTRLCSPLVTVITCISLDHTNLLGETVEEIAAEKAGILKPGVPLVSGVRDPAAREVIRSIAKQLAVPLTELETNFHIESSAVQFNPETGFTGTMELRTSDNAIVNLQPGLPGLHQAENAALAYQTCELLREQGFAIESEHIQTGINTVRCPLRIELVRSEPIVILDAAHNIASIAALIKTLELVPATNRTVIFASSRDKKTAEMLHELRRGFDRIILTAFQTNPRAIPLDELVPIAETIGFTDIGLAETPIEAWEMASASATSSDLICTTGSFFLAAEIREHLQKLSNANPPSADSHPASFFQKPL
- a CDS encoding 3-keto-disaccharide hydrolase gives rise to the protein MFRYAFPLFLTLCFLFSTVPSRSSLTAAEPALFELEPGFELLFNGTDMTGWEGDTSLWKVKEGVIVGDSPGIRKNNFLATTQRYGDFELRLQFRLREGKGNSGVQFRSERIPDNHEMIGYQADIGEKYWGCLYDESRRNKVLAQTPDKVVEALDKSDWIDYTIRAKGNQITLTMNGVTTVDFTEPDPEIARMGLIALQVHSGGPLKVEFRHIRIKALD
- a CDS encoding BON domain-containing protein, which gives rise to MTTKHYLDGQHSLHELAHNAIVSNPYFFGQKIKVDVRGEDVILRGMVNTYYQKQLAQETVLDIEGVHSVQNEIDVDSVWNRGQGHQDKTSSRFYSANTVPSWSF
- the ppk2 gene encoding polyphosphate kinase 2, which gives rise to MAKSRKRKSKKNQDNDFDQTVVEEKKSDSKPASSNGKPRPVNLGDVTPGRTERGIAQAEINKKVDAAQEAKIAAVQDVISGVPPHDPETLAKVLQAILEGSSPDDVEFLRAALIHQTDGSGGPPMPDETLSPQWREGGYPYKHLMSRKNYEKQKYKLQVELLKLQSWVKKTDQKLVLLFEGRDAAGKGGTIKRFMEHLNPRGARVVALNKPTDTEKGQWYLQRYVQHLPTNGEIVLMDRSWYNRAGVERVMGFCTDEEYQEFMRQAPEFEHNLTRSGIHLIKLWFSVSRKEQRRRFKNREIHPLKQWKLSPIDIESLDKWDEYTEAKEAMFFYTDTAEAPWTVVKSDCKKRARLNAMRHVLHQFDYDGKNSDTIGHIDPLLVGRAHLVHAQRPEQRSIL